A stretch of the Rosa rugosa chromosome 5, drRosRugo1.1, whole genome shotgun sequence genome encodes the following:
- the LOC133712222 gene encoding protein MICRORCHIDIA 7-like, whose protein sequence is MSSAVKQEIPELSSAEKTTGIPNPSPIDISSDSESSSNSVDSSSDIDDLETTSLIESITCKSRNERNFDEAPPAKKTKREGESSLPLGFPEPVPLNLPVTAAVPLAMARVLPDSTCVTRKIGDKNSNNINMNDNQVGPVLRGCKQFWKAGDYEGDKDNDANSAFSSVGMDHARIHPRFLHSNATSHKWALGAFAELLDNSLDEVCNGATYVNIDMARNKKDGNLMIEVEDNGGGMTPDKMRQCMSLGYSAKSKMANTIGQYGNGFKTSTMRLGADVIVFSRCQGINGTSPTQTIGLLSYNFLRGTGKEDIVVPMIDYEKSGRGWNKMMRASPDDWTRNLATIVQWSPYSSEEDLLQQFKLFRGHGTRIVIYNLWEDDEGHLELDFDTDPHDIQIRGVNRDEKSIQMSKKYPNSRHFLTYRHSLRSYASILYLRLPSHFRIILRGQDIKHHNIVNDMMMTKVVTYRPVNLPEGMPKDSNMAAKVTLGFVKDARSHIDIQGFNVYHKNRLIKPFWRVWNAAGSDGRGVIGVLEANFVEPAHDKQGFERTNVLQRLEQRLIGMQKEFWSKNCQIVGYAPRRRTSDFPERDSSVSDKEKSPRNQNGHGSSSGGFKASSSKKLKKGSSPVNAESEDGNCNEALHASIKPQQDHASDSREVRIPLKITDTNGEGQVTTDHVIERSIMLRTDSSIVERLEEALNDLNHERDSCKSLKTELEKANERIEELDKEQEALIQILVAEKTEREQEEERLRKSLTDASKTIDELLEKVKRLEGRTPVTCKVEKE, encoded by the exons ATGTCCTCCGCAGTCAAGCAAGAAATCCCGGAACTCTCCTCCGCCGAGAAAACCACCGGAATCCCCAATCCATCGCCGATCGACATCAGCAGCGACAGCGAGAGCAGTAGTAACTCCGTCGATTCTTCTTCTGACATCGACGACCTAGAGACCACTTCCTTGATCGAGTCCATCACGTGCAAGTCAAGGAACGAACGTAACTTCGATGAAGCCCCTCCGGCGAAGAAAACGAAACGAGAAGGCGAATCCTCATTGCCGCTAGGGTTTCCGGAACCGGTGCCGCTCAACTTGCCGGTGACGGCGGCGGTGCCGTTGGCAATGGCTCGGGTGTTGCCGGACTCAACGTGCGTGACACGGAAAATTGGGGATAAAAATAGTAATAATATCAATATGAATGATAATCAAGTAGGTCCAGTTTTACGGGGTTGCAAGCAGTTTTGGAAAGCTGGGGATTATGAGGGTGACAAGGACAACGATGCTAATTCTGCCTTTTCTTCCG TTGGCATGGATCATGCGAGAATTCACCCTAGGTTTCTGCATTCGAATGCCACCAGTCACAAATGGGCTTTGGGAG cttTTGCAGAGCTGCTAGACAATTCTTTGGATGAG GTCTGCAATGGAGCCACTTATGTTAATATTGACATggcaagaaataaaaaagatggTAATCTGATGATTGAGGTCGAAG ATAATGGTGGTGGAATGACTCCTGATAAAATGAGACAGTGCATGTCTCTTGGGTATTCAGCAAAAAGCAAAATGGCAAATACAATTGGTCAAT ATGGCAATGGGTTTAAGACTAGTACTATGAGACTTGGAGCAGATGTTATAGTGTTCTCTCGTTGTCAGGGGATTAATGGAACAAG CCCCACACAGACCATTGGACTGCTATCTTACAATTTCCTGAGGGGTACTGGAAAGGAAGATATAGTTGTTCCCATG ATTGACTATGAGAAAAGTGGTCGAGGTTGGAACAAGATGATGCGGGCTTCTCCAGATGATTGGACAAGAAATTTAGCAACCATTGTGCAGTGGTCTCCTTATTCTAGTGAAGAAGATCTTCTTCAGCAA TTTAAGTTATTTAGAGGGCATGGCACACGGATAGTAATATACAACCTTTGGGAGGATGATGAAGGACATCTGGAACTTGATTTTGATACTGATCCCCAT GACATTCAAATTAGAGGAGTCAACAGGGATGAGAAGAGCATTCAGATGTCAAAAAAATATCCCAATTCTAGACACTTTTTAACTTATCGACACTCATTGAGG AGTTATGCATCAATTCTCTATCTCAGGCTTCCATCTCACTTTAGAATTATTCTGCGCGGGCAAGATATCAAACATCACAATATAGTGAATGACATGATGATGACGAAGGTGGTGACGTACAGACCTGTAAATCTCCCAGAGGGAATGCCAAAAGATTCAAAT ATGGCTGCCAAAGTGACTCTTGGGTTTGTGAAGGATGCACGCTCTCATATTGATATCCAAGGGTTCAACGTTTATCATAAAAATAGACTGATTAAG CCTTTTTGGCGTGTTTGGAATGCTGCAGGCAGTGATGGTCGTGGAGTTATAG GTGTGTTGGAAGCTAATTTTGTTGAACCAGCTCACGACAAACAGGGCTTTGAGCGGACAAATGTTCTTCAAAGACTTGAGCAACGATTGATTGGAATGCAAAAGGAGTTCTG GTCTAAAAATTGCCAGATTGTTGGCTATGCTCCAAGAAGACGTACTAGTGACTTTCCAGAAAGAGATTCTTCAGTATCTGATAAAGAGAAATCACCCAGAAATCAGAATGGTCATGGTTCTAGTAGTGGAGGGTTTAAGGCAAGCTCAAgtaaaaaactcaaaaaaggaTCATCGCCTGTGAATGCTGAAAGTGAAGATGGGAACTGTAATGAGGCATTGCATGCTTCCATTAAACCTCAGCAAGATCATGCGTCAGACTCAAGGGAGGTTCGCATACCTTTGAAA ATAACTGATACAAATGGAGAGGGACAAGTCACGACAGACCATGTAATTGAGCGTTCGATTATGTTGAGAACAGATTCATCGATTGTGGAAAG atTGGAGGAGGCTCTAAATGATCTCAATCATGAAAGAGATAGCTGTAAATCTCTTAAAACTGAA CTTGAGAAGGCAAACGAAAGAATAGAAGAGTTGGACAAAGAGCAAGAAGCACTTATTCAGATACTAGTAGCAGAAAAGACTGAAAGAGAACAGGAGGAAGAACGACTCAGGAAAAGCCTAACG GATGCTTCTAAAACCATTGATGAGCTGCTTGAGAAGGTGAAGCGATTAGAAGGAAGGACGCCAGTGACCTGCAAAGTTGAAAAAGAATGA
- the LOC133712540 gene encoding glutaredoxin-C1-like, with the protein MQYQKEHYQAESWGYYMPVRSMHMTDPLERVGRLASKSAVVIFSVSSCCMCHAVKRLFCGMGVNPTVYELDQDPRGKEIERALMRLLGNSSAVPVVFIGGKLIGAMDRVMASHINGSLVPLLKEAGALWL; encoded by the coding sequence ATGCAATACCAAAAGGAGCATTACCAAGCAGAGTCATGGGGTTACTATATGCCGGTGAGGAGCATGCACATGACGGACCCTCTGGAGCGAGTTGGGAGGCTGGCGTCGAAGAGCGCTGTGGTGATATTCAGCGTGAGCAGCTGTTGCATGTGCCACGCCGTCAAGAGGCTCTTCTGCGGAATGGGGGTGAATCCGACGGTGTACGAGCTGGACCAAGACCCGAGAGGGAAGGAGATCGAGAGGGCTCTCATGAGGTTGCTCGGAAACTCGTCTGCCGTTCCGGTGGTGTTTATCGGCGGCAAGTTGATAGGTGCCATGGACCGAGTTATGGCTTCCCATATCAATGGGTCCCTGGTGCCACTTCTCAAGGAGGCTGGGGCACTCTGGCTCTGA
- the LOC133712223 gene encoding leucine-rich repeat extensin-like protein 1 — protein MHSMEYHICFGRSYFRSSPMDAIIFHLLLLLTCFLTHPIAPVAHKATTPTARITVVGAVYCDTCSSNIFSRSSYFLPGVDVVIQCKFRGNSAKASEDMNFSVNKTTNKYGVYKLEIPSVDGVNCLSGVSIKSMCQASLIWSSSKSCNVPGLRTTADEISVKSKQDNLCIYSMNALSYRPPKKNLTLCGNRKEEELASSFNSSKFFLPYFPPFYRFPWPPLPQFPFPPLPPLPSLPPFPSFPFPPSLPFPFPSLPPFPSPNPLAPNTPPPFNLGDPRTWIPYIPSVFPPPPPPPGFNLRDPRTWIPYIPPSPPNRPQNQNP, from the exons ATGCACTCAATGGAGTACCATATATGCTTTGGTCGAAGCTACTTTCGTTCCTCTCCCATGGATGCTATtatttttcaccttcttcttcttcttacatGTTTCCTCACCCACCCAATTGCTCCGGTAGCTCATAAAGCAAcaacaccaaccgctcggatcACCGTCGTGGGAGCGGTTTATTGTGATACTTGTTCAAGCAACATATTCTCAAGAAGCAGCTACTTTCTCCCAG GTGTGGATGTTGTGATACAATGCAAGTTCAGAGGGAACTCGGCCAAAGCCTCAGAGGATATGAATTTCTCAGTTAACAAAACCACAAACAAGTATGGAGTTTACAAACTGGAAATACCTTCTGTTGATGGGGTCAACTGCTTAAGTGGTGTGTCAATTAAGTCAATGTGCCAAGCAAGTTTGATATGGAGCTCATCCAAAAGTTGCAATGTTCCTGGTTTAAGAACCACAGCAGATGAGATTTCAGTCAAGTCAAAACAAGATAACCTCTGTATTTACAGCATGAATGCCTTGAGTTACAGGCCACCAAAGAAGAATCTTACCCTATGTGGAAATAGGAAGGAAGAGGAATTGGCAAGTTCTTTCAATTCCTCCAAGTTTTTTCTCCCATACTTTCCACCATTCTATCGATTCCCATGGCCTCCTTTGCCTCAATTCCCTTTCCCTCCTCTTCCACCTCTACCATCCTTGCCCCCATTTCCATCTTTTCCATTCCCTCCATCTTTGCCTTTCCCATTTCCAAGTCTACCTCCTTTTCCATCCCCAAATCCTCTTGCCCCAAACACTCCACCTCCATTTAATTTAGGAGACCCAAGAACTTGGATACCTTATATCCCTTCTGTCTTTCCTCCACCTCCTCCCCCACCAGGATTCAATCTCAGAGACCCCAGAACCTGGATACCATATATTCCTCCATCCCCTCCCAATAGGCCTCAAAACCAGAACCCATAG